From a region of the Ardenticatena maritima genome:
- the recJ gene encoding single-stranded-DNA-specific exonuclease RecJ: protein MKPPARWQVYTPPEQDLAALGDLPPLIARLLHRRGVRSAAAVQRFLAHQRPPFDPLSMADMPRAVERIQHAIATGEHIVVHGDFDADGITSTLLMGQTLHALGAKVHVYIPHRVDEGYGLNLDAIRRMAQHGVRLVVSVDCGIRAHEAVAEAARLGVDIVITDHHIPDETLPPAVAVVNPRRHECPGDPTLAGVGVAWMLASALLAQAPSASLSADALLDLVAIGTVGDIVPLRGLNRALVAEGLERLRTAPRPGVLALLQQARRAAHTLDAEALAFVVVPRLNAAGRLDHAMLAYHLLRTTNPAKAADLAARLEAINTERRRRTDALEAEALAHLGDDDSPLIAVAGASYHPGLMGLVAARLAERFHRPALVLHAEGDEWRGSLRNPLPNLNITAVLDECAHLLRRYGGHSAAAGVSVAAENAEAFMACLREHLALSLSKIDITPVLTIDAPLAPHHITPELLDWLERLQPFGEGNPAPVFLATRLQVELPTLVGHDERHIRLRLRDEQGRTWSAIAFNQAEQWRAGMPPFVDIVYSIDTSANLLYDGITLRILDMHPSKEDSL, encoded by the coding sequence CGTGCAGCGTTTTTTGGCGCACCAGCGCCCGCCGTTCGACCCGCTCAGCATGGCGGACATGCCCCGTGCGGTGGAACGTATTCAGCACGCTATCGCCACTGGCGAGCATATTGTGGTGCATGGCGATTTCGACGCGGATGGGATCACTTCTACCTTGCTCATGGGGCAAACCTTGCATGCGTTGGGGGCGAAGGTGCATGTGTACATTCCCCACCGCGTGGATGAAGGCTATGGGCTGAACCTCGACGCCATTCGGCGCATGGCCCAGCATGGCGTGCGGCTGGTGGTGAGTGTGGATTGCGGCATTCGGGCGCATGAGGCCGTCGCAGAAGCCGCACGCCTGGGAGTGGACATCGTCATCACCGACCACCACATTCCCGATGAAACCCTGCCGCCTGCTGTGGCGGTTGTCAACCCGCGCCGTCATGAGTGCCCCGGCGACCCCACACTGGCTGGCGTGGGCGTGGCCTGGATGCTGGCCTCCGCGCTGTTGGCGCAAGCGCCGTCCGCATCGCTTTCCGCCGATGCCTTGCTCGACCTGGTGGCGATTGGCACGGTGGGCGACATCGTGCCATTGCGTGGGCTCAATCGCGCGCTGGTGGCCGAAGGCTTGGAGCGCCTGCGCACCGCCCCGCGACCGGGCGTTTTGGCGTTGTTGCAACAGGCGCGCCGCGCCGCCCACACCCTCGACGCCGAAGCCCTGGCTTTTGTTGTTGTGCCGCGGCTCAACGCCGCCGGACGGCTCGACCACGCGATGCTCGCCTACCACCTTCTGCGCACCACCAACCCCGCCAAAGCCGCCGACCTCGCCGCCCGTCTGGAAGCCATCAACACAGAACGCCGCCGCCGCACCGACGCCCTCGAAGCCGAAGCCCTGGCGCACCTGGGGGACGACGACAGCCCGCTCATTGCGGTTGCCGGCGCATCGTATCATCCAGGGCTCATGGGGCTGGTTGCCGCGCGTTTGGCGGAACGCTTCCACCGCCCGGCGCTGGTCTTGCATGCGGAGGGGGATGAATGGCGTGGCTCGTTGCGCAATCCCCTTCCCAATCTCAACATCACCGCCGTGCTGGATGAATGCGCGCACCTGCTCAGGCGCTATGGGGGGCATAGCGCCGCGGCTGGCGTCAGTGTCGCCGCGGAGAACGCCGAAGCGTTCATGGCTTGCCTGCGCGAACATCTGGCGCTTTCGCTCTCCAAAATTGACATCACACCGGTATTGACCATTGACGCGCCGCTCGCGCCGCACCACATTACCCCGGAACTTCTCGATTGGCTTGAGCGCTTGCAACCCTTTGGCGAGGGCAACCCCGCTCCCGTTTTTCTTGCCACACGTTTGCAGGTGGAACTGCCTACTCTTGTCGGGCACGATGAACGCCACATTCGCCTGCGCCTGCGCGACGAGCAAGGGCGTACCTGGTCGGCTATTGCGTTCAATCAGGCTGAACAATGGCGCGCAGGCATGCCACCGTTTGTGGATATTGTCTATTCGATTGATACCAGCGCCAATCTCTTGTATGATGGCATTACCTTGCGCATTCTCGATATGCACCCATCGAAGGAGGATAGCCTATGA
- the amrA gene encoding AmmeMemoRadiSam system protein A, protein MSAGHPTVQIARETLERFYNDGVIHVPDIALPPDLPARAGAFVSLHKRDTDELRGCVGTVEPTQATLAEEIAMNALAAALRDPRFVPVHPSELPNLRIKVDVLSPPERVASLDDLDPRRYGVIVQQGLLRGLLLPDLPGVDDVETQVAIAMQKAGIRPGTPVDLYRFEVLRFSE, encoded by the coding sequence ATGAGCGCTGGACACCCGACCGTCCAAATTGCGCGCGAAACACTGGAACGGTTCTACAACGACGGTGTCATTCATGTGCCCGACATTGCCTTGCCGCCCGATTTGCCGGCGCGCGCCGGGGCTTTCGTCTCTTTGCATAAACGCGATACCGACGAACTGCGTGGGTGTGTGGGCACGGTTGAACCAACCCAAGCCACATTGGCGGAAGAAATCGCCATGAACGCACTTGCCGCCGCCCTGCGCGACCCCCGTTTTGTGCCTGTGCATCCGAGTGAATTGCCCAATTTGCGCATCAAAGTGGACGTTCTTTCACCCCCCGAACGTGTGGCCTCGCTTGACGACCTGGACCCGCGCCGCTACGGCGTGATTGTTCAGCAGGGGCTTCTGCGCGGCTTGCTCTTGCCCGACTTGCCCGGCGTGGACGACGTCGAAACGCAAGTTGCCATTGCCATGCAAAAAGCCGGTATTCGCCCTGGAACGCCGGTTGACCTGTACCGTTTTGAAGTGTTGCGTTTTTCCGAATGA
- a CDS encoding BCD family MFS transporter, whose translation MGTPQRFRLTHAFKLGLFYAGASLTDLITSAVWNRLLVVELGVPATPVSLLTSLRYLLAPLSLLAGYLSDTRPLLGFYRTAYIWLGRALMLVSLLLLPWATFTIAAAPRAWASWLPAFLAFLLYGAGTLISGAPFLALVHDSAPYHARGKVMGIVQFMLVASFAFVPIAYARLLPSYEPHTFTRLIWVAVIGAGVLWFVAIWREERRGAQAPTPAQAAPPTLGTLRRQLARLWRDQTTRRYALFLGVSGFFAFMQDGVLEPFGGDVFGLSVGDTTRFNAYWGTGVLLAMMATLAATRRWLPHQHTRTTLWGLVGMAVMLVALAFVAYTRHAALIPVVLFIFGLAFGVFTVGGVALLMAMSRDEEAGTYLALWTVIQLLARGGGITAGGLLRDGAVALFEAFPAAYATVFACEALGIMLAAVLLLRVNVAAFVTPDTRVETGDLLEALADA comes from the coding sequence ATGGGCACACCTCAACGTTTCCGTCTCACCCATGCGTTCAAACTCGGTCTGTTTTACGCGGGCGCCTCACTGACCGACCTCATCACGTCCGCGGTCTGGAATCGTTTGCTGGTGGTCGAGTTGGGCGTACCGGCGACGCCGGTGAGCCTGCTCACCAGCCTGCGCTATTTGCTCGCGCCGCTGAGCCTGCTTGCGGGGTATCTCTCCGATACACGCCCGCTGTTGGGCTTTTATCGCACCGCCTACATCTGGCTGGGGCGCGCACTCATGCTCGTTTCGCTTCTGCTTTTGCCGTGGGCGACCTTCACCATTGCCGCCGCTCCCCGTGCGTGGGCGAGTTGGCTGCCCGCTTTCTTGGCGTTCTTGCTCTACGGCGCCGGCACGCTCATTTCGGGCGCGCCGTTTCTGGCGCTCGTGCATGACAGCGCCCCGTACCATGCACGCGGCAAGGTCATGGGGATTGTGCAATTCATGCTGGTGGCGAGTTTTGCCTTTGTGCCGATTGCCTATGCGCGTTTGCTCCCTTCCTATGAGCCGCATACCTTCACGCGCCTCATCTGGGTGGCGGTCATCGGCGCCGGTGTGCTCTGGTTCGTTGCCATCTGGCGCGAAGAACGACGCGGCGCACAAGCGCCCACACCAGCGCAGGCCGCCCCGCCGACGCTGGGCACACTGCGCCGCCAATTGGCGCGTCTCTGGCGCGACCAAACGACGCGCCGCTATGCGCTGTTTCTGGGGGTGTCGGGCTTCTTCGCGTTTATGCAAGATGGCGTGCTCGAACCGTTTGGCGGTGATGTGTTTGGGTTGAGTGTGGGCGATACCACACGCTTCAACGCCTACTGGGGCACGGGTGTCTTGCTGGCGATGATGGCAACGCTGGCGGCAACCCGCCGTTGGTTGCCGCACCAGCATACACGCACGACGCTGTGGGGGCTGGTTGGCATGGCGGTGATGTTGGTCGCGTTAGCGTTTGTCGCCTACACGCGGCACGCCGCGCTCATTCCGGTTGTGCTCTTCATCTTCGGGTTGGCGTTTGGCGTCTTCACCGTCGGTGGCGTGGCGTTGCTGATGGCCATGAGCCGCGATGAAGAAGCGGGCACCTACCTGGCGCTCTGGACGGTCATTCAGTTGTTGGCGCGAGGTGGAGGCATCACAGCGGGCGGGTTGCTACGTGATGGCGCGGTAGCATTGTTTGAAGCGTTCCCCGCGGCATACGCAACGGTCTTTGCGTGTGAGGCGTTGGGGATTATGCTGGCTGCGGTTCTGCTCCTGCGAGTCAACGTGGCCGCCTTCGTCACGCCCGACACGCGCGTTGAGACGGGCGATTTGCTTGAAGCGCTCGCGGATGCATGA
- a CDS encoding YhfC family intramembrane metalloprotease: MLLLFFLVELVGVVLGPLAVAFWWRRRSGATWQAWFFGVATFTVSQLILRLPLLTLLTMALRDVDVSPSSPAVWAFNAVVLSFSAGLFEEWGRWFFLKYLAKRVRDFREGVMFGLGHGGIEAIVLVGLNVLGTLVLLLMGDTILAQLSALAPQDADAVRQQIEAVRTLPAWAPLLGLWERVLAMTLHVALTLLVVHAVRQQRRALVWLAVGWHGLFNLLALAVLRLTESTLAVEVALTIATLASVWGIGRLRGVLTAGQMTIDSAESAC, encoded by the coding sequence ATGCTGCTACTCTTCTTTCTGGTTGAACTCGTTGGCGTGGTGCTCGGACCGCTCGCCGTGGCGTTTTGGTGGCGGCGGCGAAGCGGCGCAACGTGGCAAGCCTGGTTTTTTGGCGTGGCGACTTTCACCGTTTCGCAACTCATCTTGCGCTTGCCCTTGCTCACCCTGCTGACGATGGCGTTGCGCGATGTGGATGTCTCGCCATCATCGCCTGCTGTGTGGGCGTTCAATGCGGTGGTGCTCAGTTTCTCGGCGGGGCTGTTCGAGGAGTGGGGGCGCTGGTTCTTCTTGAAGTATTTGGCCAAGCGTGTGCGCGATTTTCGTGAAGGCGTTATGTTCGGGTTGGGGCATGGGGGCATCGAAGCCATTGTGCTGGTCGGTTTGAATGTGCTGGGGACGCTCGTTTTGCTGCTCATGGGCGATACGATTCTGGCGCAACTTAGCGCACTCGCCCCCCAGGACGCCGACGCCGTGCGCCAGCAAATCGAAGCAGTGCGCACACTCCCCGCCTGGGCGCCCTTGCTGGGATTGTGGGAGCGTGTTCTTGCCATGACGCTCCACGTGGCGCTTACCTTGCTGGTTGTGCATGCGGTGCGTCAGCAACGCCGCGCCCTCGTCTGGCTGGCGGTGGGCTGGCATGGACTGTTCAACCTGCTGGCGCTGGCGGTTTTGCGGCTCACGGAGTCTACGCTTGCGGTCGAGGTGGCGTTGACAATCGCGACACTCGCCAGTGTATGGGGGATTGGGCGCTTGCGTGGGGTGCTCACGGCCGGGCAGATGACGATTGACAGCGCCGAAAGCGCTTGTTAG
- a CDS encoding ABC transporter substrate-binding protein, with protein sequence MKHLKRWLPLFLIVLLALVLGACGGGQSEPSEEQTGETSQTEQTSTGPVIFLSTQARPVEEQEKMRNNILANAPVEVEFIAEDTGVFIDRVKSEVQTGKGEVSLLGALHGDFAALTNELDDLTPLLNELSDRGFPDQFVELGKLGTTEQKYIPWMQATYIFAANKEALQYLPEGADINALTWEQLLEWGKNIYEATGEAKLGFPAGDKGLLHRFLEGYLYPSYTGTMVTGFRSPEAVAMWEQFREIWKYTNPQSTTYSFMQEPLLSGEVWVAFDHTARLIEAFRERPDDFVAFPAPAGPKGRGFMPVLAGLAIPKSAPNKAGAEEVIKYLTTPEVQAETLRQIGFFPVVAGDLPEDIDVGIRAEGEAVAKQAAAPDALPALLPVGLGEQNNAFNQVYKDTFLRIIINGEDIQTVLQEEGDKLQEILNTAGAPCWPPDPPSDGVCQVK encoded by the coding sequence ATGAAACATCTGAAACGTTGGCTACCGCTGTTCCTTATTGTCCTGCTCGCACTCGTGCTTGGTGCCTGTGGCGGCGGACAATCAGAACCGTCGGAAGAGCAAACAGGCGAAACGAGTCAAACCGAGCAAACCTCAACCGGTCCTGTGATCTTCCTCTCAACCCAGGCGCGTCCTGTTGAAGAACAGGAGAAAATGCGCAACAACATTCTTGCGAATGCCCCCGTTGAAGTCGAATTCATTGCTGAAGACACTGGTGTTTTCATTGACCGTGTGAAATCCGAGGTGCAGACCGGCAAAGGGGAAGTCAGCCTGTTGGGGGCTTTGCATGGCGACTTTGCCGCACTGACGAACGAGCTTGACGATTTGACACCCCTTCTGAACGAGCTTTCCGATCGCGGTTTCCCTGACCAATTTGTCGAATTGGGGAAATTGGGGACCACCGAGCAGAAGTACATCCCGTGGATGCAGGCAACGTACATTTTTGCTGCGAACAAAGAAGCATTGCAATACTTGCCCGAAGGTGCTGATATCAATGCGCTGACGTGGGAACAACTGCTCGAATGGGGCAAAAACATTTACGAGGCAACGGGCGAAGCGAAGCTTGGTTTCCCCGCGGGTGATAAAGGCTTGCTCCACCGCTTCCTGGAAGGGTATCTCTATCCTTCATACACGGGGACAATGGTCACCGGCTTCCGCTCACCTGAAGCGGTGGCAATGTGGGAACAGTTCCGCGAAATTTGGAAGTACACCAATCCGCAATCAACTACCTACTCCTTCATGCAGGAGCCGTTGCTGAGTGGTGAGGTTTGGGTGGCGTTTGACCATACTGCGCGCCTCATCGAAGCGTTCCGTGAGCGTCCGGATGACTTTGTGGCGTTCCCTGCTCCTGCTGGACCGAAGGGGCGTGGTTTCATGCCCGTGCTGGCCGGATTGGCAATTCCGAAATCTGCCCCCAACAAGGCTGGGGCGGAAGAGGTCATCAAATACCTGACCACGCCAGAGGTTCAGGCCGAAACGTTGCGTCAAATTGGCTTCTTCCCGGTGGTAGCGGGCGACTTGCCTGAGGATATTGATGTAGGCATTCGCGCCGAGGGTGAGGCGGTTGCGAAACAGGCCGCCGCACCGGATGCTTTACCCGCGTTGTTGCCAGTGGGGTTGGGTGAGCAGAACAATGCCTTCAACCAGGTGTACAAGGATACGTTCTTGCGCATTATCATCAATGGTGAAGACATTCAAACTGTGCTGCAAGAAGAAGGCGACAAATTGCAAGAGATTCTCAATACAGCCGGTGCGCCCTGCTGGCCACCCGATCCGCCAAGCGATGGTGTTTGCCAGGTGAAGTAA
- a CDS encoding carbohydrate ABC transporter permease — MTEHAPVRDLHWSYKIRRWEPYLLLIPSFVYLLLFFAWPMLQALRLALVDESGAFTLEFVRTMVTHARFGEALRTTLLLIVAILPLQFFFAVVMALLVNAKLKGSSVFLYFYAVPLAISDLAAGIIWFAIFTQRGYLNTILQYLGILDRPFIFLAPNQRFWLITAIVLAEVWRATAIVMVILVAGLQSIPNEYMEAAEVFGAGLYDRVTKIILPLLKPSLQVALILRTILAFQAFAVVVALAGSGATVLAKEAFDWYVSLRNPHVAAAYAGLILILSIATTALYLRFLRTPEEMVL, encoded by the coding sequence ATGACTGAACATGCCCCTGTTCGCGATTTACACTGGTCGTACAAAATTCGCCGTTGGGAACCGTATCTGTTGCTCATTCCCTCTTTTGTGTATTTACTACTCTTTTTTGCGTGGCCTATGCTTCAGGCATTGCGTTTGGCGCTTGTGGATGAAAGTGGCGCCTTTACGTTGGAGTTTGTTCGCACGATGGTGACGCATGCCCGTTTTGGTGAAGCGCTGCGCACAACGCTTCTCCTCATTGTAGCGATTTTACCTTTGCAATTTTTCTTCGCGGTTGTCATGGCGCTTTTGGTCAATGCCAAATTGAAAGGATCGAGCGTTTTCCTCTACTTTTACGCTGTTCCACTGGCGATTTCTGACCTTGCAGCTGGTATCATTTGGTTCGCTATTTTCACTCAGCGCGGTTATCTCAACACCATTTTGCAATACTTGGGTATTCTGGATCGCCCTTTCATCTTTCTAGCCCCGAATCAGCGTTTTTGGCTTATCACTGCAATTGTGTTAGCTGAGGTGTGGCGAGCGACAGCCATTGTGATGGTGATTCTGGTTGCTGGTTTGCAATCTATTCCCAATGAATACATGGAAGCCGCCGAGGTTTTTGGCGCCGGTCTCTATGATCGTGTGACGAAAATCATTTTGCCCTTGTTGAAACCGAGTTTGCAGGTCGCGCTTATTTTGCGCACGATTCTCGCTTTTCAAGCCTTTGCTGTTGTGGTGGCATTAGCTGGAAGTGGGGCAACTGTACTCGCCAAAGAGGCTTTTGACTGGTATGTAAGTTTACGTAATCCCCATGTTGCGGCAGCCTATGCAGGCTTGATCTTGATTCTTTCAATCGCGACGACTGCGCTGTATTTGCGTTTTTTGCGCACACCTGAGGAGATGGTGCTATGA
- a CDS encoding carbohydrate ABC transporter permease: MKWQRSLRRLFVYALATIMAAWVMVPIYLITVMAFSTREGVRAYPKPFFPNPISTDTLQFFLGFTGTVEAMRNSVVVALLTLVLSMAVGAPAGYALARYVFRGRDTFRILIVSTRAFPIVILSVPLAVTFLNIGLYDTVLSVALMHTALALPFTILVTASVFAGVPKELEEAAMTLGCSRFGAFRRISLPLTLPGLAAAAIFTFVLSWNEVFAASILTLRNRTLPAHVLAVLTESPLPFQFAGGFFLMLPALIFMLFIRRYLFNLWGRVVK; the protein is encoded by the coding sequence ATGAAGTGGCAGCGTTCTCTTCGCCGATTGTTTGTCTATGCCTTGGCAACCATCATGGCTGCTTGGGTGATGGTGCCGATTTACCTGATTACTGTCATGGCATTCAGTACGCGGGAAGGGGTGCGGGCGTATCCAAAACCATTCTTCCCAAATCCCATTTCAACAGACACACTGCAATTCTTTTTGGGGTTCACCGGTACGGTTGAAGCCATGCGCAACAGCGTTGTTGTCGCGTTGTTGACTTTGGTTCTCTCTATGGCTGTAGGCGCGCCGGCTGGTTACGCTTTGGCGCGGTATGTTTTTCGTGGACGTGATACGTTTCGTATTCTCATTGTTTCGACGCGTGCATTCCCTATCGTCATTTTATCAGTCCCTCTCGCCGTAACGTTTTTGAACATCGGTTTGTATGATACAGTCCTCAGCGTTGCGTTGATGCACACCGCGCTGGCGTTACCATTCACCATTTTGGTGACGGCAAGCGTCTTTGCCGGGGTCCCCAAGGAATTGGAAGAAGCTGCGATGACATTGGGGTGCAGCCGCTTTGGCGCTTTTCGGCGTATCTCGCTCCCCCTCACGTTGCCTGGGTTAGCGGCAGCCGCAATTTTTACCTTTGTCCTTTCATGGAACGAGGTTTTCGCGGCTTCGATTTTGACATTGCGCAATCGCACGCTACCGGCGCATGTGCTGGCGGTTCTCACTGAATCACCATTGCCGTTCCAGTTCGCGGGTGGTTTCTTCTTGATGTTGCCAGCGTTGATTTTCATGCTCTTTATCCGCCGGTATCTCTTCAACCTTTGGGGACGAGTGGTGAAATAA
- a CDS encoding ABC transporter ATP-binding protein: MADIRIQRVRKVFNNTVVAVNDVDLHIQDQEFLVLLGPSGCGKTTLLRCIAGLEDVTSGRIFIGERDVTYLPPRQRRIAMVFQSYAVFPHMTVFENIAFGLRMQKAPQHVVDERVHEAARLMHIEELLERYPAQLSGGQRQRVAVARAIAVQSDVLLMDEPLSNLDALLRLEMRAELKRLFNRLQTTVVYVTHDQVEAMSMGDRITVMNAGRLIQLDKPTRVYDYPATKFVGGFIGNPPMNFLRVHLTDDQRAASIGDVQIPIPDEVRRALHGDRVEIGIRAENIEVTTERKEHWLPAEVAVVEPLGSHNLLTVECGGHLLKVNVPADLSLSPGMTIWLRFVPEKVRWFDSESGQALLSPPPETA; encoded by the coding sequence ATGGCTGATATTCGCATTCAACGGGTTCGTAAAGTATTCAACAACACGGTTGTTGCCGTAAACGATGTGGATCTGCATATCCAGGACCAGGAGTTTTTGGTACTGTTAGGCCCGAGTGGGTGTGGTAAGACCACGCTTTTGCGGTGCATTGCCGGGTTAGAGGATGTGACGTCGGGCCGTATTTTTATCGGCGAGCGGGATGTGACGTACTTGCCGCCACGCCAGCGTCGTATAGCGATGGTGTTTCAATCGTATGCCGTCTTTCCACACATGACCGTGTTTGAGAATATCGCCTTTGGGTTGCGAATGCAGAAGGCCCCCCAACACGTTGTTGACGAGCGTGTTCACGAGGCGGCACGTTTGATGCATATTGAGGAGTTGTTGGAACGGTATCCGGCCCAGTTGAGCGGTGGACAGCGGCAACGGGTGGCGGTCGCGCGTGCGATTGCTGTACAATCTGATGTGCTGTTGATGGATGAGCCGCTGAGCAATCTTGATGCCTTGTTGCGCCTGGAAATGCGTGCCGAGCTGAAACGCTTGTTTAACCGTTTGCAGACAACGGTTGTCTATGTGACCCATGACCAGGTCGAAGCTATGAGCATGGGGGATCGCATTACTGTGATGAATGCCGGGCGCTTGATTCAACTGGACAAGCCAACGCGTGTATATGATTATCCTGCCACCAAATTTGTGGGTGGGTTTATTGGCAATCCGCCAATGAATTTTTTGCGTGTGCATCTGACAGATGACCAGCGCGCCGCCTCCATCGGTGATGTGCAAATCCCGATTCCGGATGAAGTGCGGCGTGCCTTACATGGAGACCGTGTGGAAATTGGTATTCGGGCTGAAAATATCGAAGTGACTACCGAGCGCAAAGAGCATTGGTTGCCGGCCGAGGTGGCTGTTGTTGAACCATTGGGTTCGCATAATTTGTTGACGGTAGAGTGTGGCGGGCACTTGCTCAAAGTCAATGTGCCGGCTGACCTATCCCTTTCACCCGGAATGACGATTTGGCTGCGCTTTGTTCCTGAAAAAGTGCGCTGGTTTGATAGTGAAAGTGGTCAGGCTTTGCTTTCACCTCCCCCTGAAACTGCATGA